Proteins encoded in a region of the Malaciobacter mytili LMG 24559 genome:
- a CDS encoding glutamate synthase subunit beta, translated as MLNFTKFERVNPNKRDVLQRLKDYNEVYEVFEKNKAREQSDRCMQCGDPYCHSKCPLHNFIPAWLKQTAEKNLELAFALSNETSPFPEILGKICPHDVLCEGACSLNTGHGAVSIGAVETHINETAFENGMKPKFAPIKLNKKVAIIGSGPAGISAATFLLRKGIAVEMFERDDRAGGLLTYGIPGFKLDKNAVERRINWLLEAGMRLHVNCEIGKDKSIESLESEFDAIFLGIGATAGRWAKIEGENAPNVHLAIDFLKRIQKRNFGNIVEDFIDVKDKNVVVIGGGDTAMDCVRTSVREGAKTVKCLYRRDEANMPGSKKEVINSKEEGVEFIFNVSPKSIKIENGIAVAIELEETTLSEPDESGRQRVTVVENSQYLEEADIIIMALGFSPEVPAFLKEANVEINSWGGIEINSKYQTSNEKFYAGGDCQRGAHLAVTAAADGREAAKEIIKALS; from the coding sequence ATGTTAAATTTTACAAAATTTGAAAGAGTTAATCCTAATAAAAGAGATGTTTTACAAAGATTAAAAGATTATAATGAAGTTTATGAAGTTTTTGAAAAAAATAAAGCAAGAGAACAATCTGATAGATGTATGCAGTGTGGAGATCCATACTGCCACTCTAAGTGTCCTTTACATAACTTTATACCTGCTTGGCTTAAACAAACAGCAGAAAAGAATTTGGAGTTAGCTTTTGCTTTATCAAATGAGACTTCTCCATTCCCTGAAATTTTAGGAAAAATTTGTCCTCATGATGTTTTATGTGAAGGTGCTTGTTCTTTAAATACAGGTCATGGTGCTGTATCAATTGGTGCAGTTGAAACTCATATTAATGAGACAGCTTTTGAAAATGGAATGAAACCAAAATTTGCTCCAATTAAATTAAATAAAAAAGTAGCAATTATTGGTTCTGGACCTGCTGGAATTTCTGCTGCAACATTTCTTTTAAGAAAAGGAATTGCAGTTGAGATGTTTGAAAGAGATGATAGAGCTGGTGGATTATTAACTTATGGTATTCCCGGCTTTAAACTTGATAAAAATGCAGTGGAAAGAAGAATTAACTGGTTATTAGAAGCTGGTATGAGACTTCATGTAAACTGTGAAATTGGAAAAGATAAATCTATTGAATCTTTAGAATCAGAGTTTGATGCTATTTTCTTAGGAATTGGAGCAACTGCTGGTAGATGGGCGAAAATAGAAGGTGAAAATGCACCAAATGTTCACTTAGCTATTGATTTTCTAAAAAGAATTCAAAAAAGAAATTTTGGAAATATAGTAGAAGATTTTATTGATGTAAAAGATAAAAATGTAGTTGTAATTGGTGGTGGAGATACTGCTATGGACTGTGTTAGAACATCAGTAAGAGAAGGGGCAAAAACAGTTAAGTGTCTTTATAGAAGAGATGAAGCTAATATGCCAGGAAGTAAAAAAGAGGTAATAAACTCTAAAGAAGAGGGTGTTGAATTTATTTTTAATGTTTCTCCAAAATCTATAAAAATAGAAAATGGTATTGCTGTTGCTATTGAATTAGAAGAGACAACTTTAAGTGAACCAGATGAAAGTGGAAGACAAAGAGTAACAGTTGTAGAAAATAGTCAATACTTAGAAGAAGCTGATATTATAATTATGGCATTAGGTTTCTCTCCTGAAGTTCCTGCTTTCTTAAAAGAAGCAAATGTTGAAATAAACTCTTGGGGAGGAATTGAAATAAATTCTAAATACCAAACTTCTAATGAAAAATTCTATGCAGGTGGAGATTGCCAAAGAGGTGCTCACCTTGCTGTAACAGCTGCTGCTGATGGAAGAGAAGCTGCAAAAGAGATTATAAAAGCATTATCGTAA